In Apis cerana isolate GH-2021 linkage group LG5, AcerK_1.0, whole genome shotgun sequence, a single genomic region encodes these proteins:
- the LOC107994427 gene encoding protein unc-79 homolog isoform X10 has protein sequence MGTRFAAFSLKLTSLHDYYQRLLHGSQPVPSGLDMANTLKFFSQMLLSLLKEVREAPLEMVKSQKYDAERMALYPNLDYKQLYNALTQLIDVVSSIHAGLQAFGQALLQCIACLLPFLDHDLIDNVAYLTASSISVLPLELHQDIVNYLCFYILPFTITRKTEDGTENAASQSIAAVIMMIFQYSTNPAHHCQLLECLMALKPGVVKDILCVVAYGTAPARASAAKLLFYYWPSFNPNLFDRRAVLVKFANDLAPFVCQRDSCPNAGSAEAGKVCYDHRISITFASETPPPMYLCIECANEIHRSHPNQMFYDILHPMQQVSMICENKNCKATDKSAISVCFSTECASYNGNHPIRYCHKCHNNRHDKGRGEDHVYHTALPHISKLDSQTQTYMVQAIVSLLKEAEPLRFPGSGSSGGGSGGSGGQFDSATLEERQLLGRYGVWLLVGLCTPNQETSIEILGRLLSMLFHWFHVTAYSFDGQAESALEKLKTEYVCGWLSEVMKTHYEVFISCLLPHPADYVRVGGHWETLASRTSHLKDGLNRLFCLVPYEVITPDVWDYVMPHWMEAMVNDVPEYELHELKMILCKILDRDMSPLGFDAKKMYNFVAKRFVNTCAKVQEQALNWLQTLTMLEISIPLCQLFSMFSDGVAVMGAMNSTESEQKPSKGTKKEDDEGNAICSVVENESGKSTPLSDDVVPTPRHMEFTTNAELNLSCCILMLDILLKQMELQNVDKHTGISTWVCKDACRLMKSILASNWNNCHVCATNSECTYCESSVIWHQLCLQLVTYMAPENPAYPPDKIVDESAEEHGRKSPEASRKGDSKSDVVISMPVPEMHSVGGVLAHMPQFFEQIMTATVETVSEQLDLAAIMPTEKVMSAFARAVTLSETDVATATVSVAKPRIIGENDEPLNLSPENETDDFWHTSVGKFRFNIEDLPEQLQYIHKLLKEIMTIDKPDILYYMLQCLNVMCLYGDAFNMAVKDHQGFFIWCQENLLIKNLWELLNGEHSHIAHVTVPLLLHCVTLPCGIDTFWRLIQEEFHNSDWRIRFVAVERVTLIARFMDSTPLRNVISLQAALANAFCYLIASMDDINVYVAQRATLYLGTIHDTAMRSLILCLETQFDSVIVDRPMVLQSLYQLHNSLSDRHILTWEFFLNRFDALFLEAQINLERSGDIPYLRDLRNTDLNSEIFMKKLHRAQEALSQSEGSGTNSIKTLSASFGTKWPYKRTMSAPASMIPRQDTKQEKEKVYSRQYSAPILKRKSSRFGLGQLLGSTPPNNSIPDGHVHSLNMVDETSALPGYTHKIVDLEEADKETMHLLVFLLMQFLSRQDQAYPTDEKPLSKTQGIVLRHLYLLLGYNQTERIFHTSPQRLRVSPVFNVFIANLPQLLDQNHVMGWMMTPPVLAILQHCPCPPQGVPPSDHQTPTYSLWYLEPHNRRSWLMSLLVILYKCQYGQQPWCNQLQVLIKIVLNTLDTQHHQCKRIPATVVMSAPSRSRDVSQPSLGVDHELMTMGDMNAESPPMRTPIVSVHQRSPGPTHSQMETHWEESTPTCRYMNKHSSYSINADDTESELAAIPESPKSDSTLHGSSGGSLGELEETPIAVTRSISLHGSRITTDILTKTDWNNQNVIKKSEGISRPTWFLGSEEESHQSTKIGPQKKWSVHEGVKMMVTSTLLTGQADLQRYTSRIEKVTERAEKGILDKAIPEKPATEKAAQERNVTVQIAFNGDIASSKPFGLSTALATTLPAQVQKYDFSKEKMPPTGSSNSDSPNSKQLGRQKRIEQTVTIASPVSPGQVVTVTSSDQSSSPAVSSISSQITSTDNGQHPSWNEPPHPLTAPTVERLLPIGTTIRPTGPRPAQRILRCEDTYGSPESPLSKMDVLTVSSSFDQDSETCISSDITSPRSISQLEFPLPERLLPVGPHRDFTGLVEHVRQVLGVREIEDSNKYNNGNSGKTDGQAPIKQDSTTSENMSASLVPTSNEIQSSRSTSPRRLIKQVALESPPPAIESSDYPVRAFDPDRRGRAKDHVRIQRDKRKDSITGHDGPLTRRAESWSGPQLQPNFDIASQQAYHADFNLKQSLFRIGDDCIYERCSECGTIKEEYSDEELGLCIINLGTFIHREPSLAAPLLPEILRVVTKVALNAMYPWQSETNMHLPGGAISVAHQFLRCVLHQLAPNGVFLQMFQTHLNENTRMQFFKSVTQALVDFNELNPIAPLQLLLEALNAKKSLPMERLPIILFNIACYLDCLPLETGLSPGATTWSGLLAQFDGLFRRLVLILSSIEDTTPLLRIMISLLKVPGIQLKSMLDPFAKVLSYAIQNSTIKYNYLTDLCYLCHRGFIKDRDKHFFGRTIVFELIQAIKFKTTIPDSNFLLLLHFVLQDIGGSLPNTIALENIQTDISPIYNTNASESLKNQLSDVLDFLADFHTLSKVKSYSKGMQAGLNEDTLGGILKCGLAQFVALEITRGNNRENRAVARYLPWLYSAPSMIQQGAREYVDCIGHIRLLSWLLLGSLTHTSMYAGNNTHNNHGQSIPSAQPIPQEVSCHVADHVQVIFSGFPEQSKASVLHMSSLFHAFILCQLWTMYLEELSKNPSNNEGHITMNILLEFWGKITPCILQLVEYSKVLAEMVNLHFLSLLEALLECGSILLSKLLPLWSPILYSHHVQLPGHLQVRLQNCRDFPPNKMSEHFASSRRESNATLLRWLHRLQFKMGQIEMQSSTATQFYSI, from the exons aTGGGGACTAGATTCGCAGCAT ttTCGTTGAAGCTGACTAGCCTTCACGACTATTATCAGAGACTTCTTCATGGCAGTCAACCTGTACCCTCCGGTCTCGACATGGCGAACAcgttgaaattcttttctcaaatGTTGTTGT cTCTGTTGAAAGAAGTGCGGGAGGCACCCCTCGAAATGGTGAAATCGCAAAAGTACGACGCGGAACGGATGGCCCTTTACCCCAACCTGGACTACAAACAGTTGTACAACGCCCTCACCCAGCTGATCGACGTCGTCTCCTCCATTCACGCAGGCCTCCAAG CGTTTGGCCAGGCATTGCTACAGTGCATCGCGTGCCTCCTACCATTTCTCGACCACGATTTAATCGACAACGTTGCCTATTTGACGGCCAGCTCGATCTCCGTGCTTCCCCTCGAACTTCACCAGGACATCGTCAATTATCTCTGTTTCTACATTCTTCCATTCACCATCA CAAGGAAAACTGAAGATGGAACGGAAAACGCGGCCAGTCAGTCGATAGCAGCCGTCATCATGATGATCTTTCAGTATTCTACTAATCCAG CGCACCATTGTCAATTATTGGAATGCCTGATGGCATTGAAGCCGGGCGTCGTCAAGGACATTCTATGCGTGGTCGCCTACGGCACAGCGCCCGCGAGAGCCTCGGCTGCCAAATTGCTCTTCTACTACTGGCCTTCGTTCAACCCCAACCTCTTCGACCGCAGGGCCGTCCTGGTCAAATTCGCGA ATGACTTGGCGCCGTTCGTGTGTCAAAGGGACTCCTGTCCGAACGCGGGCAGCGCAGAGGCGGGCAAAGTGTGCTACGATCATCGCATATCCATCACCTTCGCCTCCGAGACACCGCCGCCCATGTACCTTTGCATCGAGTGCGCCAACGAGATTCACAGATCTCATCCCAATCAAATGTTCTACGATATTTTGCACCCCATGCAACAAGTGTCAATGATATGCGAGAACAAG AATTGCAAAGCGACGGACAAATCGGCGATCAGCGTCTGTTTCTCGACCGAGTGCGCGAGTTACAACGGGAATCATCCGATCCGCTACTGCCACAAGTGTCACAACAATCGTCACGACAAGGGGCGAGGGGAGGACCACGTGTATCACACCGCGCTCCCGCACATCTCGAAACTGGACTCCCAGACGCAGACTTACATGGTCCAGGCGATCGTCAG CCTGCTTAAGGAAGCTGAACCGCTAA GATTCCCAGGGAGCGGGAGCAGCGGCGGTGGTTCCGGGGGCAGCGGCGGCCAATTCGATTCGGCGACCCTCGAGGAGAGGCAGCTGCTAGGGAGATACGGTGTCTGGCTGTTGGTCGGGCTTTGCACCCCGAACCAGGAAACGTCGATCGAAATTCTCGGCCGTTTATTGTCAATGCTATTTCATTGGTTTCATGTTACTGCCTACTCTTTCGATG gacAAGCGGAGAGCGCGTTGGAGAAACTGAAAACCGAATACGTGTGCGGATGGCTGTCAGAGGTGATGAAAACTCACTACGAGGTCTTCATCTCCTGCCTTCTTCCCCATCCAGCGGACTACGTCCGTGTAGGAGGGCACTG GGAGACGCTTGCCTCGAGGACGTCGCATCTGAAGGACGGATTGAATCGTCTGTTCTGCTTGGTTCCTTACGAGGTGATCACTCCAGACGTTTGGGACTACGTGATGCCACACTGGATGGAGGCGATGGTGAACGACGTGCCCGAGTACGAGCTTCACgagttaaaaatgattttatg CAAAATATTGGACAGAGACATGAGTCCTCTCGGCTTCGACGCTAAGAAAATGTACAATTTCGTGGCGAAACGATTTGTCAACACTTGCGCCAAGGTTCAAGAGCAAGCTCTGAATTGGCTGCAAACCTTGACTATGCTCGAGATCAGCATCCCCCTCTGTCAACTGTTCTCCATGTTCAGCGATGGGGTGGCCGTCATGGGCGCCATGAACTCCACGGAGTCTGAGCAGAAGCCGAGTAAAGGCACCAAGAAGGAGGATGACGAGGGAAACGCCATAT GTTCTGTGGTCGAAAACGAATCGGGGAAATCGACGCCATTGTCCGACGACGTGGTCCCAACACCGAGACACATGGAATTCACCACGAATGCCGAACTAAATCTGTCTTGTTGCATTCTCATGCTCGATATATTGTTGAAACag ATGGAGTTGCAGAACGTGGACAAGCACACAGGGATCAGTACGTGGGTATGCAAGGACGCGTGTCGTCTGATGAAGTCGATTCTCGCCTCCAATTGGAACAACTGTCACGTGTGCGCCACGAACAGCGAGTGCACCTATTGCGAGTCGAGCGTGATCTGGCATCAGTTGTGCCTCCAGCTTGTCACCTACATGGCACCGGAAAATCCCGCTTATCCGCCTGAC AAAATCGTGGACGAGTCGGCGGAAGAACACGGGAGGAAGAGTCCAGAGGCGTCGAGGAAAGGAGACTCGAAATCCGACGTGGTGATCAGTATGCCTGTACCGGAAATGCATTCGGTCGGTGGCGTTCTTGCCCACATGCCTCAG TTCTTCGAACAGATCATGACAGCCACAGTAGAGACAGTTTCGGAGCAGCTGGACCTCGCGGCTATCATGCCCACCGAGAAGGTTATGTCCGCTTTTGCACGTGCCGTCACCCTTTCCGAGACTGACGTAG CGACAGCGACCGTGAGCGTGGCCAAACCAAGAATAATAGGAGAGAATGACGAGCCATTAAATCTGAGTCCGGAAAACGAGACGGATGATTTCTGGCACACCTCTGTTGGAAAGTTTCGATTCAATATCGAGGATCTTCCCGAACAATTGCAGTATATTCATAAACTTTTGAAG GAGATCATGACGATCGACAAACCCGACATACTCTACTACATGCTCCAATGTTTAAACGTGATGTGCCTTTACGGCGATGCTTTCAACATGGCGGTGAAGGATCATCAAGGATTCTTCATATGGtgtcaagaaaatttattgataaaaaa TCTATGGGAACTTCTAAACGGCGAGCATTCTCACATAGCCCACGTCACAGTGCCATTGTTGCTCCATTGCGTGACTTTGCCTTGTGGAATAGATACCTTCTGGCGACTGATACAGGAAGAGTTCCACAATTCTGATTGGCGTATTCGTTTCGTGGCAG TCGAAAGAGTTACACTGATCGCAAGATTCATGGATTCTACTCCTCTGAGGAACGTCATCAGCCTCCAAGCTGCCCTAGCAAATGCATTCTGCTATCTAATCGCAAGTATGGACGACATAAATGTGTACGTTGCTCAGAGAGCCACCTTGTACCTTGGCACCATCCACGATACAGCTATGAGA TCCCTGATCCTCTGCTTGGAGACCCAATTCGATTCAGTGATAGTCGACCGGCCGATGGTTCTCCAATCATTGTACCAGTTGCACAACAGTCTCAGTGATAGACATATTTTGACTTGGGAATTTTTCCTCAATCGTTTCGACGCGCTCTTCCTCGAGGCGCAAATCAATTTGGAAAGATCTGGAGATATACCCTATCTACGCG ATCTCAGAAATACGGATTTGAACAGCGAAATCTTCATGAAGAAGTTGCACAGAGCGCAGGAGGCGTTGTCTCAGTCGGAAGGAAGCGGAACTAACTCCATAAAGACGTTGAGCGCGAGTTTCGGCACGAAATGGCCCTACAAACGCACCATGTCGGCGCCAGCGTCGATGATTCCTCGCCAAGATACTAAACAAG AAAAGGAGAAGGTGTACAGCCGGCAATACTCGGCGCCTATCCTGAAGCGCAAGAGCTCCAGATTCGGACTGGGTCAGTTGCTGGGGTCCACCCCACCTAATAACAGTATACCAG ATGGTCATGTTCATTCGTTAAACATGGTGGATGAAACTAGCGCGTTACCAGGATACACTCACAAAATTGTAGACTTGGAGGAAGCTGACAAAGAGACCATGCACTTATTGGTTTTTCTTTTGATGCAATTTCTCTCCAGACAGGATcag GCTTATCCAACGGATGAGAAACCTCTATCAAAAACGCAAGGAATCGTTCTACGTCATTTGTATCTTCTACTAGGCTACAACCAAACTGAACGCATTTTTCATACTTCTCCGCAACGATTaag AGTTTCACCTGTATTCAACGTCTTTATCGCCAATCTTCCTCAACTTCTGGACCAGAATCATGTAATGGGATGGATGATGACGCCTCCAGTTCTAGCCATACTTCAACATTGTCCTTGTCCTCCGCAAGGTGTGCCTCCATCCGATCATCAAACACCCACGTATAGCTTATGGTATCTCGAACCGCATAATAGACGCTCTTGGTTAATGTCTCTCCTCGTTATACTGTATAAG TGTCAATACGGTCAGCAACCATGGTGTAATCAATTGCAAGTGTTGATCAAAATCGTACTGAACACTTTAGATACGCAGCACCATCAATGCAAAAGAATTCCAGCTACCGTGGTAATGAGCGCTCCATCCAGATCACGTG aCGTATCGCAACCGTCTCTAGGTGTGGATCACGAGCTGATGACAATGGGAGATATGAACGCCGAGAGTCCTCCAATGAGAACTCCTATAGTATCGGTGCACCAAAGAAGTCCAGGACCAACGCATAGTCAGATGGAAACTCATTGGGAAGAAAGCACACCTACTTGTCGTTACATGAACAAACATTCCAG CTACTCGATCAATGCGGATGATACGGAGTCCGAGCTGGCTGCAATACCCGAGAGCCCAAAATCTGACAGCACCTTGCATGGCAGCAGTGGTGGATCGCTCGGCGAGCTGGAGGAAACACCGATCGCTGTCACGAGAAGCATTTCGCTACACGGGTCTAGAATCACGACCGATATTTTGACGAAAACGGATTGGAACAATCAGAATGTTATCAAGAAGTCGGAAGGAATCAGCAGACCTACTTGGTTTCTTGGAAGCGAGGAAGAATCTCATCag AGTACGAAGATTGGACCTCAAAAGAAGTGGAGTGTGCACGAAGGAGTAAAGATGATGGTGACGAGTACTTTGTTAACTGGTCAAGCAGATCTACAAAGATACACTTCAAGAATCGAGAAAGTGACGGAAAGGGCGGAGAAAGGGATTCTGGATAAAGCGATCCCAGAGAAACCAGCGACAGAGAAAGCTGCTCAAGAAAGGAACGTCACTGTACAAATAGCTTTTAATGGAGACATTGCCTCCTCGAAACCTTTTGGATTATCCACTGCCCTTGCGACTACTTTACCTGCCCAAGTTCAAAA atatgatttttcgaaagaaaagatgCCTCCAACAGGCTCCAGTAATTCAGATTCACCGAATTCTAAGCAATTGGGTCGTCAGAAGCGCATAGAGCAGACAGTGACCATAGCCTCGCCTGTGTCACCAGGTCAAGTGGTTACGGTGACGAGCAGCGACCAATCGAGTTCTCCAGCGGTGAGCTCGATTTCGTCTCAGATCACGAGCACGGATAATGGACAACATCCGAGCTGGAACGAGCCTCCTCATCCTCTAACTGCACCGACTGTTGAGAGACTTTTGCCAATTGGCACCACTATTCGTCCGACtg GTCCAAGACCAGCTCAGAGAATTCTGCGTTGCGAAGACACTTACGGATCGCCTGAATCACCATTGTCCAAGATGGACGTGTTGACAGTCA GTTCTTCGTTCGATCAAGATAGTGAAACGTGCATATCTAGCGATATAACGAGTCCTCGAAGTATTTCGCAGCTGGAGTTTCCATTGCCTGAACGATTGTTACCAGTTGGTCCTCACAGAGACTTCACCGGTCTCGTCGAGCATGTTCGTCAGGTACTTGGTGTCCGAGAGATTGAAG ATTCCAACAAATACAATAACGGAAATAGCGGAAAAACTGATGGACAAGCACCGATAAAACAAGATAGCACAACATCTGAGAACATG TCAGCGTCTCTAGTTCCAACATCGAACGAGATACAATCGAGCAGATCGACGAGTCCAAGGAGATTGATCAAGCAGGTAGCTCTGGAATCGCCGCCTCCAGCGATAGAGTCCTCGGATTATCCTGTTCGAGCATTCGATCCCGATCGAAGAGGCAGAGCAAAGGATCACGTTCGTATTCAACGAGACAAGCGAAAGGATAGTATCACTGGCCACGATGGTCCGTTAACCAGGCGTGCAGAATCCTG GTCTGGTCCTCAATTGCAGCCTAATTTCGATATTGCCTCGCAACAGGCCTATCACGCTGATTTCAACTTGAAGCAAAGTTTATTTCGCATTGGAGACGATTGTATTTACGAGAG ATGTTCAGAGTGTGGAACGATAAAGGAGGAATATTCAGATGAGGAACTTGGTCTATGTATTATCAACCTGGGTACGTTCATCCATCGTGAACCATCCTTGGCAGCTCCACTTTTGCCAGAAATTTTACGTGTCGTCACAAA GGTGGCTCTCAATGCGATGTATCCTTGGCAAAGCGAGACCAACATGCATCTACCTGGTGGCGCAATCAGCGTGGCTCATCAGTTCCTCCGATGCGTACTTCATCAATTAGCGCCTAATGGTGTCTTCTTGCAAATGTTCCAAACTCATTTAAATG AAAATACGAGAATGCAATTCTTTAAGAGTGTTACTCAGGCTCTAGTCGACTTCAATGAATTGAATCCAATAGCACCTCTGCAATTATTGCTCGAG GCCCTAAATGCGAAAAAATCTCTGCCAATGGAACGCCTCCCGATAATACTATTCAACATAGCCTGTTATCTGGATTGTTTGCCCCTTGAAACGGGCTTGAGCCCAGGTGCAACAACCTGGAGCGGTCTTCTCGCGCAATTCGATGGCCTATTTCGTAGACTAGTGTTGATACTCTCATCCATCGAGGATACCACTCCGTTATTAAGGATCATGATTTCTTTATTGAAGGTTCCGGGCATCCAATTGAAG aGCATGCTGGATCCCTTTGCCAAGGTGTTAAGTTACGCCATCCAGAATTCcactataaaatacaattatctgACAGACCTGTGTTATCTTTGTCATCGAGGTTTCATCAAAGACAGGGACAAACATTTTTTTGGAAGAACCATCGTATTCGAGCTGATTCAAGCGATTAAATTCAAGACTACGATACCGGATTCCAATTTCCTCTTGCTCTTGCATTTCGTGCTTCAG GATATCGGGGGCTCGTTACCTAATACGATCGCGTTGGAGAATATCCAAACAGACATATCACCGATTTACAATACGAACGCTTCCGAATCCCTGAAGAATCAACTGTCGGATGTGCTTGATTTCTTGGCAGATTTTCACACTTTAAGTAAAGTGAAg AGCTATAGCAAGGGAATGCAGGCTGGCCTGAACGAGGATACTTTAGGTGGTATCCTGAAATGTGGTCTCGCGCAATTTGTAGCTTTAGAAATCACTAGAGGCAACAATAGAGAGAACAGAGCTGTAGCTCGCTATCTTCCTTGGCTCTACAGCGCTCCCTCTATGATACAACAAGG AGCTCGAGAATATGTGGATTGTATAGGTCATATCAGATTACTATCATGGTTGCTGTTGGGCTCCCTTACGCACACTTCGATGTACGCTGGCAATAATACGCATAACAACCATGGCCAGTCGATCCCATCTGCACAACCAATACCGCAAGAAGTATCTTGTCATGTCGCGGATCATGTGCAAGTTATATTTTCCGGATTCCCGGAACAATCTAAAGCATCAGTTTTACACATGTCCTCATTATTTCATGCTTTCATATTGTGTcag CTATGGACGATGTATTTGGAAGAATTATCAAAGAATCCATCGAATAACGAAGGCCATattacaatgaatattttattggaattcTGGGGCAAGATAACGCCTTGTATATTACAATTAGTTGAATATTCGAAAGTC ttAGCCGAAATGGTCAATTTGCATTTCTTAAGTTTACTCGAAGCTCTTCTAGAATGTGGATCTATTCTGTTAAGTAAATTATTACCTCTTTGGAGTCCCATACTATATTCGCATCATGTTCAG tTACCAGGACATTTGCAAGTTCGTTTACAAAATTGTCGAGATTTTCCTCCTAACAAAATGTCTGAGCATTTTGCTTCGTCTCGACGAGAATCTAATGCGACACTTTTACGATGGCTACATCGATTACAGTTCAAAATGGGGCAAATAGAGATGCAATCTTCTACAGCCacacaattttattctatttaa